TTTACGGGTGTCAGGTTCTTGCATGATTCCAATAGAAACATGCCACTTGAAGGCGATATCAATTTTGAAGGTTTGAAAAAAGCATATGCCAATGGTATTGAACTTAGGGGTAAAACTCTTGGAATAATTGGTATGGGTCGAATCGGTAAGGCTGTTGCTAGAATGGCTATTGGTTTGGGTATGAAAGTTATTTATAGCGACATGCACATACCTCATAAAGATCTCAAAATTCATTTTTTTGATGGACAAACTATTAGCATATCACTTAGTTCTCAATCCTTGGAATCTTTATTTGCAGCATGTGATTTTATTACTTTGCATGTTCCTGCTCAAGACGAATATGTAATTGGAGAGAAAGATTTTGAATTGATGAAAGATGGTGTTGGAATTATTAATTGTGCACGCGGTGGTGCCATTGATGAAGTAGCATTGATAGAAGCATTGGATAATGGAAAAGTATTATTTGCCGGATTGGATGTTTATGAAAATGAGCCTAATCCAGAGATTACTATTTTAATGAATCCAAAAATTTCATTAACACCGCACATTGGTGCTGCTACCGAAGAAGCTCAAGATAGAATTGGTACTGAATTAGCACATCAAATTATTCAAATACTTAACTAAGCATTTGATTTAAAATTATATAGTTAGAAATTATTAACTTCTGTTACTAATTTCTAACTTTTTTTTTGATTATATTTGATATGAACCTTTAATCAGAAACTATGTTTGAGCAATTAACACAATTAGTACAAGAATTTGGTCAAGATGCTGTTGTAAAAAACAATGCTGTTCCAAATGAAAAAAATGAAGCTGTAATGCAAGAAGCAGGAAATTCTATTTTTTCGAGTTTGCAAAAAATGGCTTCAGAAGGTGGTATTGAACAACTAGCTGGTTTATTACAAGGGAATAATGCCCAAAACTCTTCTAATCCAGCTGTTCAGAAAATTACTGAACAACTAACAGGAAGCTTGGGAGAAAAATTTGGTCTGGATAGCAATACCGCTTCTGGAGTTGCAGGAAGCATAATTCCTAAAGTACTAGGCGGACTGGTAAACAAAACTAATGACCCGAATGATAGTTTTCAAATTACAGATTTAATTGGAGCAATTTCTGGAGGTGGTGCACAAACTTCGGGGATAATGGATGCTATCTCAAAATACGGAACACAATTTGGTTTGGATCAAAATGCCGATGGAAAAGTTGACATTGCAGATGCGATGGCAATATCAAAAAGTAGTGGCGGTATTGGAGGATTTCTTGGGAAGCTTTTTGGAAAATAATTATCTATTAAATAACTGCTTAAAGCTATATACTCTTTTCATTATCATATTTGCCTTAAATAAATAAGACTCATTTAAATCATATAAGTCATTTAAGTTTATTATCCCTCTAGTATGAAAAATTCAATTTATATATTGCTTATTCTATTTATAATTATTGCTTGCAATACTTCAAAATCTACGATATCAAATACAGAAAAACCAATAACCACAGGTAATGATACTATAAAAATTGTAAATAAAGAATTAGAATATGAAGTCATTATTATCGAAACTGGTTTTGATTCTTGGCTTCAATCTACAGCTTTACCAAGGGGATATTATTCACAAAGTTATTTGGAAGCCAAAAATTATCCATACATTTTAGAATGGAACAACTGCGTACTTCAACCTCAAAGATACTCCCCAAACCTTTATGAAATGACGATCAATTATGAACCAACTATTAATTATGGTTATGAAGTAAACTATCTTATTTATAACTACATGATTTATTTTCAAAACAAATACAATCAAAGATTATATGGTCGTGTTCCTTTGAGATAGTAAATCACAACCTTTAAAATTTATCCCAAAATAAAAGTTAATTTAAAGACTAAAATTCTTCTTGTTTTTCATTCAGCATTAATGTTTTAAATACCAAAACCGTTATATTTGTAAAAAGGAATTAAAATACTAATGAAACGATTGAAACAACGTTGGGGACTAACATCCAATTGGCAATTGGCTATAATATTTGTAGTTTTTGCTATTACCGGATCGGCGTCTGCATGGTTATCAAAACCCTTTTGTATATGGTTAGGAATTGTCAAAGAGGATTTAGGTCATTGGTTTACTCCAGTTCGTTTACTATTAATTTTCCCTATTTATCAAGTTCTATTAGTTGCAATAGGCTTTCTTTTTGGACAATTTAAATTCTTTTGGGCTTTTGAAAAGAAAATGCTAAGAAGTATGGGATTAGGATTTATTTTTAAAGACTAAAATATTTTATTTTCCTTTATTTTATATTATTATTTACGTTTCCTTGAATCCAATATGTATATATCCAAGTCAATGTGAATGATGGAATTACATCGGTAAACGGAATTATTTCTTCTAAAAAAGTTAAAATACCTGCCACCTTACCTACTCGACCTTTATACATTTTTGTAATTAAAAAACCAGCAAATGGTGCCCATACTACATCTGAGAACTCCCCAATTCCAGGAATTACAAATGAAATCATTCCGATTGCATCAAAAACTAATCCTAATAAAAGCTTAGTTACTTTTTGTTTTTGATAAGTAGCTTCTGTCTCTAAATTATCCATTTTCATAAAATTAATTCAAGATATAAATCTACAAAATCCAAATCGGATTACAATTAAAAGTATATACGTTAAAAATTATCGAAGCCATTATAATATCGAGAGAAACTTTTGTTTCTTTGTGAAAACAGTTTCAAAACAATGATACACGCAAAAAACATACATAAATATTACGATCAACTTGAAGTCTTAAAAGGAGTAGATTTGCATATTAAAAAAGGTGAAATTGTTTCTATTGTTGGTGCTTCGGGAGCAGGAAAAACGACACTTTTGCAAATATTAGGAACACTAGACAAACCTAATTCAACAAAAAAAGAAAATCAAAATACTGAAAACGGAACTTTACTTGTTATAAACAATGAAGACATTTTGAAAATGAATGACAAAACCCTGTCAAAATTCAGAAATCTGAATTTAGGTTTTATTTTTCAATTTCATCAATTATTACCAGAATTTACTGCTTTAGAGAATGTTTGTATTCCCGCTTATATTGCTAATAAACCCAAACAAGAAACCGAAAAGGAAGCAAAAAAACTATTAGAATATTTGGGATTATCTCACCGAATAAATCATAAACCAAATGAACTTTCAGGTGGTGAACAACAACGTGTAGCTGTCGCAAGAGCATTAATTAACAAGCCTGATGTTATTTTTGCAGACGAACCTTCTGGAAACCTAGATACGCACTCTGCCGAAAATTTGCACCAATTATTTTTTCAACTTCGAGATGAATTCGGGCAAACTTTTGTAATTATAACTCATAATGAAGAATTGGCAAATATGGCCGATAGAAAATTAATTATGATAGATGGTCAAATTAGCAATCCTTAATTGATACGACTTAACTTAAATATTTTCTAGAATTTATATATTTATTCAAGTTCAATTTAAAATTTCCATTAAATACAAATCAGTTCTAAATAATATCAAAAAAAGGGTTGGACTTTAAAATCAAACCCTTTTTTAAAGCTTAACCTTTTTGAGACAGCACCTCAAAAACCAGCATTACTTTATTATCTAATCAAATAAGTATAGTTTACTGTTGTCGGTTTTCTCTTGTAGTATGCAACTGCAATATCTCTTACTGCATTAATTCTTTGCTTTTCTAAAGCAACATCGTCATTATAACTTTTAACCTTTAAATCCCATTCCTTTTTTTCCGCAATATCAATTTTTGCAGCTGCATTATTTACTAGAATTTGTGATTCTTTGTAACAAGGTGTTGAAGGATCAATTTGACTTAAAGTAGTTAATGCCGAATTGTAATCATTTGATGCCATTTGTGTTTTAGCTTCTTGTAATTGTACTTTACAAGTTTGATTTTGATAGGCTTTGTAAACTTCAATTGATTTTTGTTGAACTTTACTGAAACAACTAACTTCTTCAGGAACTGTCATTAATAACCCTAGTGCTTGCTCATATTCCTGCATCTTTACTAAACTTTCAGAATTTGAAATGATATCTCCACATTTTGATTCGTAATAAGTTGTGATTTTATTTTTACCATTATCAATAAAAATCTGATAGTCCTGATCTTTACTATTGATTTTCGATATTGCGTTTGTTATTGAAATTTGTTTGTCTTTACCATTACCCTTTAATTGTTTACTGATCGTGGCAAAAACTACATTATTGTCAACTTGTTTGATAAATAAACTTAGCTCGCAATTAATTACAGTAATGTCTTGCATACCACTTTCAACTACACTTGCATCATATATCGTAAACTTTGGATAAATGACAAAATTATTGTTGTATCCAGTAGCAGATAGACCTGTAGCTGTTAGAATTTGAGTTATTTTTGTTTCTAATTTGGATAAATTTCCGACAGATAAACCTTCTAAATTATCTGGCATGATGATAGATAATGCAATTTTACCAACAGTATTATTGTTTTGGGAAAATGCCATATTTGTCATTAAGATGACACTTATTACTAAAAGTATTTTTTTCATATGAAATTTATTGAATGGTAACGATTATTTGTCCTCTAGGATATTCAACTTTGCTAATAACATTTATTGTTTTTAAATATTTCCTAATTAATCGACCGAATGATTCAACTTCATAATTCATACCTGTGGCTTGGTCTTTGAGTGGAATTCTAACATCATCATAAATCATTTTCAATGCTGTACTTCCTCCTTTTTTGGCATAATTTTTATAAGCGTTCTTACCCATCCAATCAACTATTGACTCAGAAAGTAAATCACCATCAGAACCTACTTCTGTTTGAAAATTCATAGTAGCATTTTGATCTAATACAAATTCTAAGTAAAGTGAACGACCATTATTTACAATGTCTGTAAACTTCGTTTGCAAAACATTCAAAAAATCTTCCTTCATGACATCAACTGCCTTACCTGCTAACTTAGAAACATCATCTGTATAATATTTTCCAGAAGAAGCATCCTTATTAGACAAAGACCTGCCCGTAGCGGATTCAAATGCTTGAAGGATTATCTTTACTTCTGTTCCGCTTTGTCCTTTTTGAACATCAATATCTACGACTACGAAAATATCTGCACCTGAATTTTTAACAATTACATCTTTTTCATCAGTCTGAGCATCCCCAGAAAAAGCTCCAGCAGCTTCTGATTTTTTTAATTCACCTTCAAAATCATATGTTGTAAAACCTCGTGAATCAAAAGCCTCTTTTACTCGACTTATAGCAATCCTTTTCTGAAAACCCTGTATTGGATCTTCAAGCAATTGCCTATAATTCTGACCTATCGTTTTATAAGGAATCACTATTATAGAGGGCTGAATTTGAGTTACTTGACCACCACTGTTTGTTGCAGCATTTTGCGAGAATGCCGAAAAAATTATACAGTTTAGCAAAGCAAAAATTGTTAATGTAAATTTTATTTTTTTCATATTATTATTTTTTAAAACCCAAACTTCCTTATCAATTCATTATTTTCCAGGTCTTTACGTAATGAGTTATAATTTATTTTTATATCAACTGAAATTTTCTTACCTCCTTTTATTTTAATCAAATTTGAACTTTCAGTAGATGACATCAAGAATTTTCTATAATTTCTTTCGTCAAAGAATTTTTTAAAATAGTCTGCATGATTAGATTTTGCAGTATTTTCATTTTCTATTAAGGGTACATTTAATTCAGTGCCTGGAATACCTTTAAATAAAAGAACATTAAAAGCATTTTTTTGAGCATCCATTATGGCATCAGCTCTATTTCCTCCATAACCTGTACTTTTTATAGCTATAGTTCCTTGAGCCTCTTTATATAAAAAATTTACTTCAGCCGAATAGGGTTGCAATTTAGGGCTGCAACCATGCAGCCCTATTATTACAATTATAAAAAGTGTTTTTAGTATACTTTTCAAAATATTATGATTTAGTAATTATTTGTAGGTTTGCTTTAGCCTCAAATTTTGAATTAATATCTATACCTCCAACATTAACCGAGCAAATAGAGAAATTTTCATCCTCAACTTTAGTAATTTTCAATTCACCAATTTCTTTTTTACGTCTAATTTTTTTTCCGTTTACTTCCATTTCTACAATTTCAACAACTTTTAGCTTGTCTCCTTTTTTTAATCCAAATTCAGATCCTCCAGCTATTAAAATTTTGGTTGCATCACCTTTACTCCCTTTTTCTTGTATCTCGGCTATTGAAAATGACTGTGGAAAATTTGTACTAACAAATAGATCAATTTTTTCTTGAATACCACTTATTGCTTTTGAGATTGCAGCTTCAGGGGTTGAAGCCCCCATGCCGATCATACCAAGCAAGGAATTACCAGATTTAGGCTCAATGGTCTCAGAAGAAATAACCTGTCCAGTAGCTACATCGATAACTTTTAAACTGATTGCTAATTTTGCTTTGTAAGTAACGGTAACATTTCCTTTTCCATCATCAGCTTTCATTGCTTCAGCACTTGCTGAAATCACGTGACCTGAAATCAAAGATGAAGCTCCTAATGAAGCTCCTTGGGCAATGGCAGCTCCATCCATAAAAGCTTCTGTTTTTTGCAATTCTTTTTCGCTTGTTATTGCATCCATTTTTGAACGATCAACTATGTTAAATCTTTTAGTTTTAACAAAAGCATTTGTAACAGTCTCTTGAATAGAATTAACATTTTGAGCACTCGCAGCACCCTGTACATAGGTAAAATTCATAATTCCTACTCCAGTTTTTTCCTGTGCTTGAACAATTGTGCTAAACCCAATCAAAAGGGTTGCTACTGATAAAATAATTTTTTTCATTTTTGTAGATTTATATATTGGGCAATAATAATACAAGCAAAACAAACAATATGAAGCACTTAGTTAACGTGTAAATTTTGAAATTAATCGTAATTACTTGATTTTGGATATTCCTGAGAACTTTAACTTCATAGTACAAAAAAACCGCCTCAAATTTGAGACGGTTGCACCTAATAACTTAACAAATATCTTTTATTTCAAAACTTCTATCTCAGTTCTATAACTACCTTTAACGGGAATTTCAGTATTTCCATTAAGGAAAACTGCTTCAAAATTTCCTTCTACAATTAAGTCTCTTGATGTTGTATCCTCAGATACTTGTGTAACTTTTGTAATCGTATGTTTCTTAGTTGTATTAGGTTTGAAACTTAAATATTTATTAGAGACCTTATCTTCAAATATTATTGAGAAATCATTATTTAAACCACAAACATCTACATCATTTCCAGGATACACTTCATTTTTATCTGTTATACCTGAGTTAGTTGCAATGTTTTTTGTCTTATCACTAAAATCTATATTATTTTCAAAGTGAAGAAAGAAACATTGCACGAATATTTTTGAAGTTTCAATCTGTCCAACAGATTGCAAAAACAAATCTCCATTATTATTACAATTGGCTCTATCACTAAATCCATAAAATCCTCCTTCAGTGTCATTGTATTCAGTTCCGCTAATATTAATCTTTAAAAAAAGATTTCCACTATTGGCAATGTCATTATTATCAGAATCATTAGAACTACAACCTATAAATAGTGAAATGGTAAACAAAAAAACAGAAGCAATAAATAGATTTTTTTTCATAAAATTTGATTTAAAGTAATTTGATTTAATTAGTTGATACGACTCAGAAATAACTTTAATGTATATTGAGTTTTAGACAATTATTTATAGTGTCTTTTTTTATAAAAAACTACAGATTTCACTGCTGTTAAAAGCAGAACATATCGAACATATTCTTTAAAATAATTATTGTATTTCAACATTGTAAAACTCTCCTTTGGAAATGTTTACATATTTAGGTATTGATGAATCAAAACATTTATTATATTCATACCAATTTGGAAATGTTGCAGTATTTGGATAAAAATAAGAATGTGAATTATAATAAAGGTTATGTAAATCCGTAAAATAAAATTCACCACTAATTCTTTTTCCAGAAACCGATGTAATCTTAATTTGACCAATTGTTTTATTATCTATCTCAATTCTTAGATAACCACAAACATTGGCCCAGGCATTGGGTTCATTATTATTTAAAGCAAAATTCCCATCTATATAATCAATTTGAGATATGTTATAAACTTGACCAGCTTTTAACGGCTCAGATGCTGTAAATGAGAATTCAAAAATAACTGCAACATGTGCGTTTTCATTAGAATCAATACCTTTTCTATCTATAATAGCATTCAAACCATATGTAGTAGTTCCATTTTTTTCTAAAGTACTATCCCAATAAACAAGTTCATCGTATTCACCTTTATAATCATTAAAACCATCTAAAGTAAATTTCAATTTTAAATCTGGATTTGATTCATTTGAATTGTTTGAATCTTCACTACTACAATTAGTAAAAGAAATAACTACTAAAACCACAAGACAAATACTTTTTAAAAATCTATTTTTTATCATTTATTATTATTTTAATTAATCGCAACAAAAATATAGCAAATGAATATTTCAAAAAAAGTGAATTAGTTACCGTAAAAATTGAATGATTAACCGT
The Flavobacterium sp. 5 DNA segment above includes these coding regions:
- a CDS encoding ABC transporter ATP-binding protein, with translation MIHAKNIHKYYDQLEVLKGVDLHIKKGEIVSIVGASGAGKTTLLQILGTLDKPNSTKKENQNTENGTLLVINNEDILKMNDKTLSKFRNLNLGFIFQFHQLLPEFTALENVCIPAYIANKPKQETEKEAKKLLEYLGLSHRINHKPNELSGGEQQRVAVARALINKPDVIFADEPSGNLDTHSAENLHQLFFQLRDEFGQTFVIITHNEELANMADRKLIMIDGQISNP
- a CDS encoding DUF6787 family protein, with amino-acid sequence MKRLKQRWGLTSNWQLAIIFVVFAITGSASAWLSKPFCIWLGIVKEDLGHWFTPVRLLLIFPIYQVLLVAIGFLFGQFKFFWAFEKKMLRSMGLGFIFKD
- a CDS encoding DUF937 domain-containing protein, which gives rise to MFEQLTQLVQEFGQDAVVKNNAVPNEKNEAVMQEAGNSIFSSLQKMASEGGIEQLAGLLQGNNAQNSSNPAVQKITEQLTGSLGEKFGLDSNTASGVAGSIIPKVLGGLVNKTNDPNDSFQITDLIGAISGGGAQTSGIMDAISKYGTQFGLDQNADGKVDIADAMAISKSSGGIGGFLGKLFGK
- a CDS encoding D-2-hydroxyacid dehydrogenase gives rise to the protein MKILANDGISKSGITALEKFGFEVITTKVAQEQVANFINKNDIGVLLVRSATKVRKDIIDACPSLKIIGRGGVGMDNIDVEYAKSKGIHVINTPASSSESVAELVFAHLFTGVRFLHDSNRNMPLEGDINFEGLKKAYANGIELRGKTLGIIGMGRIGKAVARMAIGLGMKVIYSDMHIPHKDLKIHFFDGQTISISLSSQSLESLFAACDFITLHVPAQDEYVIGEKDFELMKDGVGIINCARGGAIDEVALIEALDNGKVLFAGLDVYENEPNPEITILMNPKISLTPHIGAATEEAQDRIGTELAHQIIQILN
- a CDS encoding DUF6175 family protein, producing MKKIKFTLTIFALLNCIIFSAFSQNAATNSGGQVTQIQPSIIVIPYKTIGQNYRQLLEDPIQGFQKRIAISRVKEAFDSRGFTTYDFEGELKKSEAAGAFSGDAQTDEKDVIVKNSGADIFVVVDIDVQKGQSGTEVKIILQAFESATGRSLSNKDASSGKYYTDDVSKLAGKAVDVMKEDFLNVLQTKFTDIVNNGRSLYLEFVLDQNATMNFQTEVGSDGDLLSESIVDWMGKNAYKNYAKKGGSTALKMIYDDVRIPLKDQATGMNYEVESFGRLIRKYLKTINVISKVEYPRGQIIVTIQ
- a CDS encoding CsgG/HfaB family protein produces the protein MKKIILSVATLLIGFSTIVQAQEKTGVGIMNFTYVQGAASAQNVNSIQETVTNAFVKTKRFNIVDRSKMDAITSEKELQKTEAFMDGAAIAQGASLGASSLISGHVISASAEAMKADDGKGNVTVTYKAKLAISLKVIDVATGQVISSETIEPKSGNSLLGMIGMGASTPEAAISKAISGIQEKIDLFVSTNFPQSFSIAEIQEKGSKGDATKILIAGGSEFGLKKGDKLKVVEIVEMEVNGKKIRRKKEIGELKITKVEDENFSICSVNVGGIDINSKFEAKANLQIITKS
- a CDS encoding DUF6146 family protein is translated as MKNSIYILLILFIIIACNTSKSTISNTEKPITTGNDTIKIVNKELEYEVIIIETGFDSWLQSTALPRGYYSQSYLEAKNYPYILEWNNCVLQPQRYSPNLYEMTINYEPTINYGYEVNYLIYNYMIYFQNKYNQRLYGRVPLR